The following proteins are co-located in the Deinococcus metallilatus genome:
- a CDS encoding ABC transporter ATP-binding protein — MTAPAVSPAHATPQTAPLLEVRDLNAYYGQSHVLHGVNLHVMPGEVVSLIGRNGAGKTTTLKSIMGVLRSRTGHITFGGQDITRLPSNRVAARGLAWVPEERAILSSLTVRENLELPPARPGGWSTERAFEAFPVLRERGQHPGSKLSGGEQQMLAIVRVLRSGPKLLLLDEPSEGLAPVIVQRIGDMLQTLRREGLSVILVEQNLKFATRLADRHYVFVDGHVVDEVRADEVEARRADLLRYLSV, encoded by the coding sequence ATGACCGCGCCCGCCGTCTCCCCTGCCCACGCCACCCCGCAAACGGCCCCGCTGCTCGAAGTCCGCGACCTGAACGCCTACTACGGGCAGAGCCACGTGCTGCACGGCGTCAACCTGCACGTGATGCCCGGCGAGGTGGTCAGCCTGATCGGGCGCAACGGCGCGGGCAAGACCACCACCCTCAAAAGCATCATGGGCGTGCTGAGAAGCCGCACCGGGCACATCACCTTCGGCGGCCAGGACATCACCCGGCTGCCCAGCAACCGCGTCGCCGCGCGTGGCCTGGCCTGGGTGCCGGAGGAACGTGCGATTCTGAGCAGCCTGACGGTGCGCGAGAATCTGGAACTGCCCCCGGCGAGGCCCGGCGGGTGGAGTACCGAACGCGCCTTCGAGGCGTTCCCGGTGCTGCGCGAACGCGGCCAGCACCCCGGCAGCAAGCTCTCGGGCGGTGAGCAGCAGATGCTCGCCATCGTGCGCGTGCTGCGGAGCGGTCCCAAACTCCTCCTGCTCGACGAACCCAGCGAGGGCCTCGCGCCCGTGATCGTGCAGCGCATCGGGGACATGCTCCAGACGCTGCGCCGCGAGGGGCTGAGCGTGATCCTGGTCGAACAGAACCTCAAATTCGCCACCCGGCTGGCCGACCGCCATTACGTGTTCGTGGACGGGCACGTGGTGGACGAGGTCCGCGCGGACGAGGTGGAAGCCCGCCGCGCCGACCTGTTGCGTTATCTGAGCGTTTAA
- a CDS encoding ABC transporter substrate-binding protein, whose protein sequence is MQKKTLSALVATAALAAVTGALAQSVKLSDNVVKVGVLTDLSGVYSELSGQGSVKAAQMAADDFMAANPAFRGKVQVIGVDHQNKADVASNKAAEMIDRQNVDMLVDMPTSSAALAASEVAKNKKVVAMVVTGGTTALTNEKCNKYTFHYAYDNYMLANGTGSAVTKRGGKTWYIIYPNYAFGQDLNRQMTAAIQENGGKLVAPSDATPFPNTDFSSYLLKAQGLKPKIFGTMQAGADLVNVVKQYNEFGLKNQGIGLGIGLLFETDVAALGQDAFAGAIATVPWFWNLDARSRVWAAKFEKAFGKKPTWAQAGVYSATMTYLQAVARAKTDDSDAVVKALEGYSFDDFFARNATIRPQDHRVILDVHTVQVKPKAQAKEAGDIFTRVSTIPAAKAFMPLSESKCKM, encoded by the coding sequence ATGCAGAAGAAGACCCTGTCCGCCCTCGTCGCCACCGCCGCCCTCGCCGCCGTGACGGGCGCCCTCGCGCAGAGCGTGAAGCTCTCGGACAACGTGGTGAAGGTGGGCGTCCTCACCGACCTCTCCGGCGTGTACTCCGAACTCTCCGGCCAGGGCAGCGTGAAGGCCGCGCAGATGGCCGCCGACGACTTCATGGCCGCCAACCCCGCCTTCCGCGGCAAGGTGCAGGTCATCGGCGTGGACCACCAGAACAAGGCGGACGTGGCGAGCAACAAGGCCGCCGAGATGATCGACCGTCAGAACGTGGACATGCTGGTGGACATGCCGACCTCCAGCGCCGCGCTGGCCGCCAGCGAGGTCGCCAAGAACAAGAAGGTCGTGGCGATGGTCGTGACCGGCGGCACCACCGCCCTGACCAACGAGAAGTGCAACAAGTACACCTTCCACTACGCCTACGACAACTACATGCTCGCCAACGGGACGGGGAGCGCCGTCACCAAGCGCGGCGGCAAGACCTGGTACATCATCTACCCCAACTACGCCTTCGGGCAGGACCTCAACCGCCAGATGACGGCGGCCATTCAGGAAAACGGCGGGAAGCTGGTCGCCCCCAGCGACGCGACGCCCTTCCCCAACACCGACTTCTCCAGCTATCTGCTCAAGGCGCAGGGCCTCAAGCCCAAGATCTTCGGCACCATGCAGGCCGGGGCGGACCTGGTGAACGTGGTCAAGCAGTACAACGAGTTCGGCCTGAAGAACCAGGGCATCGGGCTGGGGATCGGCCTGCTGTTCGAGACGGACGTGGCGGCGCTCGGTCAGGACGCTTTCGCCGGGGCCATCGCGACGGTGCCGTGGTTCTGGAACCTGGACGCCCGCAGCCGGGTGTGGGCCGCGAAGTTCGAGAAAGCCTTCGGCAAGAAGCCCACCTGGGCGCAGGCCGGGGTCTACAGCGCCACCATGACCTACCTCCAGGCGGTCGCCCGCGCCAAGACCGACGACAGCGACGCGGTCGTCAAGGCGCTCGAAGGCTACTCCTTCGACGACTTCTTCGCCCGCAACGCCACCATCCGCCCGCAGGACCACCGCGTGATCCTCGACGTGCATACCGTGCAGGTCAAGCCCAAGGCGCAGGCCAAGGAAGCGGGCGACATCTTCACCCGCGTGTCCACCATTCCCGCCGCCAAGGCCTTTATGCCGCTGTCCGAGAGCAAGTGCAAGATGTGA
- a CDS encoding branched-chain amino acid ABC transporter permease, translating to MNTQLLLIQVFNGLVNGAFYALLSLGLAVIFGMLRIVNFMHGALYMLGAFTAFALGQAFGLGFWPSLILAPILVGLLGMVLERTLLSRLYGLDPSYNLLLTFGLTLLTQDLVKQFMLSHYAVSSAPYTPPAALAGVVNLGFVVFPKYRLFVIVLSLVICLLTWFIIEKTRVGAIIRASTENPTVTRAFGINVSKWVTGVFGVGVGLAGLAGVLAAPIYSVEPYMGAELIITTFAVVVIGGLGSILGSVITGFAVGVLAAVGSALYPPIANTLVFILMALVLLVRPSGLFGLPEGAK from the coding sequence ATGAATACGCAACTTCTTCTGATTCAGGTGTTCAACGGGCTGGTGAACGGGGCCTTTTACGCGCTGCTCAGCCTGGGCCTCGCGGTGATCTTCGGGATGCTGCGGATCGTGAACTTCATGCACGGGGCGCTGTACATGCTGGGCGCGTTCACGGCGTTCGCGCTGGGGCAGGCCTTCGGGCTGGGGTTCTGGCCCAGCCTGATCCTGGCGCCGATCCTGGTGGGGCTGCTGGGCATGGTGCTGGAGCGGACGCTGCTCTCGCGGCTGTACGGGCTGGACCCCAGTTACAACCTGCTGCTCACCTTCGGGCTGACCCTGCTGACGCAGGACCTCGTCAAACAGTTCATGCTCTCGCACTACGCGGTGTCGAGCGCGCCCTACACGCCGCCCGCCGCGCTGGCCGGAGTGGTGAACCTGGGCTTCGTGGTCTTCCCGAAGTACCGCCTGTTCGTGATCGTGCTGAGCCTGGTGATCTGCCTGCTGACATGGTTCATCATCGAGAAGACGCGGGTGGGTGCGATCATCCGCGCCAGCACCGAGAATCCCACCGTCACGCGGGCTTTCGGCATCAATGTGAGCAAGTGGGTGACGGGTGTGTTTGGCGTCGGCGTGGGTCTGGCGGGCCTCGCCGGGGTGCTGGCGGCGCCGATCTACTCGGTCGAGCCGTACATGGGCGCCGAACTGATCATCACGACCTTCGCGGTGGTGGTGATCGGCGGGCTGGGCAGCATCCTGGGGAGCGTCATCACCGGCTTCGCGGTTGGGGTGCTGGCCGCGGTCGGTTCGGCGCTCTACCCGCCGATTGCGAACACGCTGGTCTTTATCCTGATGGCGCTGGTGCTGCTGGTGCGGCCCAGTGGCCTCTTCGGGCTGCCGGAGGGGGCGAAGTGA
- a CDS encoding branched-chain amino acid ABC transporter permease, which yields MTVLPRTAARTDRQRMTRAAWLIGLGIVLLILPRLIYPVLALDILAWGLFAVAFDLLFGFSGLLSFGHAAFWGTSAYVTAFLLSHGQSVPVAMLGGTASALLIAVPIGYLSVRSIGIYFSMITLAFAQMISFVALQWTDVTGGENGLQGFARPSFLGLDFSDSTTRYYFCLVLFAIGFYVAYRTVRSPFGQALQAVRDNEQRAQSIGYNPTRFKFTAFLISAALAGLAGSMFTFAHGVVSLDVLNWRTSGEVVMMTLLGGTTTLFGPVIGAGLVLLLRDTLTTANLPVGIVTGLVFVLVVLFFRRGVVGTVQYWLRRR from the coding sequence GTGACCGTCCTTCCCCGCACGGCCGCCCGGACGGACCGCCAGCGGATGACGCGCGCCGCCTGGCTGATCGGCCTGGGGATCGTGCTGCTGATCCTGCCCCGGCTGATCTACCCGGTCCTGGCGCTGGACATCCTGGCCTGGGGCCTTTTTGCCGTCGCTTTCGACCTGCTCTTCGGCTTCAGCGGCCTGCTGAGCTTTGGGCATGCCGCCTTCTGGGGCACCAGTGCCTACGTGACGGCCTTTTTGCTGTCGCACGGGCAGAGTGTGCCGGTCGCCATGCTGGGAGGCACGGCCTCAGCCCTCCTGATCGCCGTCCCCATCGGCTACCTGAGCGTGCGCTCCATCGGCATCTACTTCAGCATGATCACGCTGGCCTTCGCGCAGATGATCTCGTTCGTGGCGCTGCAATGGACGGACGTGACCGGGGGTGAGAACGGCCTCCAGGGCTTCGCGCGGCCCAGCTTCCTGGGGCTGGACTTCAGCGACTCGACCACCCGCTACTACTTCTGCCTGGTGCTGTTTGCCATCGGCTTCTATGTCGCGTACCGCACGGTCCGCAGTCCCTTCGGGCAGGCACTCCAGGCGGTGCGCGACAACGAGCAACGGGCGCAGAGCATTGGCTACAACCCCACCCGTTTCAAGTTCACGGCGTTCCTGATCAGCGCGGCGCTGGCGGGCCTGGCGGGGAGCATGTTCACCTTCGCGCACGGCGTGGTCAGCCTGGACGTGCTGAACTGGCGCACCTCCGGCGAGGTCGTGATGATGACGCTGCTGGGCGGCACCACCACCCTCTTCGGGCCGGTGATCGGCGCGGGCCTGGTGCTGCTGCTGCGCGACACCCTGACGACCGCCAACCTGCCGGTCGGCATCGTGACCGGGCTGGTGTTCGTGCTGGTGGTGCTGTTCTTCCGCCGGGGCGTGGTGGGGACAGTTCAATACTGGCTGAGGCGCAGATAA
- a CDS encoding 3-hydroxyacyl-CoA dehydrogenase — MNLSGKTVLITGGASGLGAGTARMVAQAGGHPVLLDLNAEAGEALARELGGLFQRTDVTSETEVTAAIDAARERFGGLHGAVNCAGVASATTTAGKRGPHPLDLFERVVRVNLIGTFNVVRLAAQAMLDNAPNGEGERGVIVNTASVAAFDGQVGQAAYAASKAGVAGMTLPIARDLSRSGVRVVTIAPGIFETPMLAGLPEEVQASLGAQVPFPSRLGRPEEYAALVRQIFENPMLNGETIRLDGAIRMAPR; from the coding sequence ATGAACCTGAGCGGCAAGACGGTCTTGATCACGGGCGGCGCGTCCGGACTGGGGGCGGGGACGGCGCGGATGGTGGCGCAGGCGGGCGGGCACCCCGTCCTGCTCGACCTGAACGCGGAGGCCGGGGAAGCCCTGGCCCGCGAACTGGGCGGCCTTTTTCAGCGGACGGACGTGACGAGCGAGACCGAGGTGACGGCGGCCATCGACGCGGCGCGGGAACGCTTCGGCGGGCTGCACGGCGCGGTGAACTGCGCGGGCGTGGCAAGCGCGACGACCACCGCCGGGAAACGCGGGCCGCACCCGCTGGACCTCTTCGAGCGCGTGGTGCGCGTGAACCTGATCGGCACCTTCAACGTGGTGCGCCTGGCTGCCCAGGCCATGCTGGACAACGCGCCGAACGGGGAAGGCGAGCGCGGCGTGATCGTGAATACCGCTTCTGTCGCGGCCTTCGACGGGCAGGTGGGCCAGGCGGCCTACGCGGCGAGCAAGGCGGGCGTGGCGGGCATGACTCTACCCATTGCCCGCGACCTCTCCCGCAGCGGTGTCCGCGTGGTGACGATTGCGCCGGGCATCTTCGAGACGCCGATGCTGGCCGGGTTGCCGGAGGAGGTGCAGGCGTCGCTGGGCGCGCAGGTGCCCTTCCCGTCCCGGCTGGGCCGCCCAGAAGAGTACGCCGCGCTGGTGCGGCAGATTTTCGAGAATCCCATGCTGAACGGCGAGACGATCCGCCTGGACGGCGCGATCAGGATGGCCCCAAGATGA
- a CDS encoding acyl-CoA synthetase → MSGAAGAEARRAARDTLGDALHRSVRRQPHKLALTFGGREWTYAELDAAANRVAHALIEAGLQPGERVAAFGQNSDAYALLWLACTRAGLVHVPVNYALRRSELEYILRQSGARAAFTDPALTDALNEARADLDLALVGTFHGGSEADVLTWAKDEARPVTPPEVELDASALAQLLYTSGTTAAPKGAMMTHAALHSEYLSSIVALDFREEDVVLAALPLYHSAQMHVMLMPQLLVGATIHLIPAPAAEPTLELMERLKVTSFFAPPTVWVSLLRHPDFQTRDLSSLRKLYYGASIMPTPVLTEIMARLPQAGFYNCYGQSELAPLATVLAPHEHAERPSSAGRPVLNVETRVVDENMQDLPPGQPGEIVHRSPHLLVGYWDKPEATEEAFRGGWFHSGDLGVLDEGGYLYVVDRVKDVINTGGVLVAGREVEEALYTHPAVSEVAVIALPDDRWVEAVTAVVVLKPGQSATPDELCDHARTSLAGFKVPKRVHFVESLPRNTAGKILKRELRERFSQQEL, encoded by the coding sequence ATGAGCGGTGCGGCGGGAGCAGAGGCCAGGCGGGCCGCCCGCGACACCCTCGGGGACGCCCTGCACCGCTCGGTGCGCCGCCAACCGCACAAGCTGGCGCTGACCTTCGGGGGCCGGGAGTGGACGTATGCCGAACTGGACGCCGCCGCCAACCGTGTCGCCCACGCCCTGATCGAGGCGGGCCTGCAACCGGGCGAACGGGTGGCCGCCTTCGGGCAGAACAGCGACGCCTACGCGCTGTTGTGGCTGGCCTGCACACGCGCGGGCCTGGTTCACGTCCCGGTGAACTACGCGCTGCGCCGCTCGGAACTGGAGTACATCCTGCGGCAGTCGGGGGCGCGGGCAGCATTCACGGACCCGGCTCTGACGGACGCGCTGAATGAGGCGCGCGCTGATCTGGACCTGGCCCTCGTCGGCACCTTTCACGGCGGGAGTGAGGCGGACGTGCTGACCTGGGCAAAGGATGAGGCGCGGCCAGTCACCCCGCCCGAAGTCGAACTGGATGCCTCCGCCCTCGCGCAACTGCTGTACACGTCCGGCACGACGGCAGCCCCAAAGGGCGCGATGATGACGCACGCCGCCTTGCACTCCGAATACCTCAGCAGCATCGTCGCGCTGGATTTCCGTGAGGAGGACGTGGTGCTGGCCGCCCTGCCGCTCTACCACTCGGCGCAGATGCACGTGATGCTGATGCCGCAACTGCTGGTGGGCGCGACCATCCACCTGATCCCCGCGCCCGCCGCCGAACCCACGCTGGAACTGATGGAGCGGCTGAAGGTCACGTCCTTTTTCGCGCCGCCTACGGTGTGGGTGAGTCTGCTGCGCCATCCCGACTTCCAGACCCGCGACCTCTCCAGCCTGCGGAAGCTGTACTACGGGGCGTCCATCATGCCCACGCCCGTGCTGACGGAGATCATGGCGCGGCTGCCGCAGGCGGGCTTCTACAACTGCTACGGCCAGAGCGAACTGGCCCCCCTCGCCACCGTCCTGGCCCCGCACGAACACGCCGAGCGCCCATCATCGGCGGGCCGCCCGGTGCTGAACGTGGAGACGCGCGTGGTGGACGAGAACATGCAAGACCTGCCCCCCGGCCAACCCGGCGAGATCGTCCACCGTTCGCCGCACCTGCTGGTGGGCTACTGGGACAAGCCGGAGGCGACGGAGGAAGCCTTCCGGGGCGGCTGGTTCCACTCGGGCGACCTGGGAGTGCTGGACGAGGGCGGCTACCTGTACGTGGTGGACCGGGTGAAGGACGTGATCAACACGGGCGGCGTGCTGGTGGCCGGGCGCGAGGTGGAAGAAGCCCTCTACACCCACCCCGCCGTCTCCGAGGTGGCGGTGATCGCCCTCCCCGACGACCGCTGGGTGGAGGCCGTCACAGCCGTCGTGGTGCTGAAGCCGGGGCAGTCGGCGACGCCCGACGAACTCTGCGATCACGCCCGCACCAGCCTGGCGGGCTTCAAGGTGCCCAAGCGGGTGCATTTCGTAGAGTCGCTGCCGCGCAACACGGCGGGCAAGATTCTCAAACGCGAGCTGCGCGAGCGGTTCAGCCAACAGGAGCTTTGA
- a CDS encoding thiolase family protein — protein MSESVILEAVRTPYARRGGAYREVRPDALLAFTLNGLMDRAGLDPARVEDVVTGAVTQAGEQGANIGRLAVMMAGFPVEVPAVSLNRMCGSGQQAIHFAAQGVDAGDQTYAVGGGVESMTRAPMFSDIGGGFERLNPELLGKVDLIHQGESAERIADRWGLTRADLDAYSAESHRHAAASRALHAELLPAPGLNAEGEAFTLSYDEGIREQISPEKMAALKPAFRENGAVTAGNASQISDGAAAVLVGDREAALADGLRPRARFRARVAVGDDPTLQLMGVIPATRKALARSGLTLADLDWIEINEAFASVVLAWMRELGADPAKVNPWGGAIAHGHPLGASGAGLTAKMLAGLEATGGTLGLQVMCIGHGMATATIIERV, from the coding sequence ATGAGCGAATCCGTGATTCTGGAAGCCGTCCGCACGCCCTATGCCCGACGCGGGGGCGCGTACCGCGAGGTGAGGCCCGACGCGCTGCTGGCCTTCACCCTGAATGGCCTGATGGACCGCGCCGGACTTGACCCCGCCCGGGTGGAGGACGTGGTGACGGGGGCGGTGACGCAGGCGGGCGAGCAGGGCGCGAACATCGGACGGCTGGCGGTGATGATGGCGGGCTTTCCCGTGGAGGTCCCGGCGGTCAGCCTCAACCGTATGTGCGGCAGTGGGCAGCAGGCGATTCACTTCGCCGCGCAGGGGGTGGACGCGGGCGATCAGACCTACGCGGTGGGCGGCGGCGTAGAATCCATGACCCGCGCGCCCATGTTCAGCGACATCGGCGGCGGCTTCGAGCGGCTGAACCCCGAACTGCTGGGCAAGGTGGACCTGATTCACCAGGGCGAGAGCGCCGAGCGGATCGCGGACCGCTGGGGGCTGACCCGCGCCGACCTCGACGCCTATTCCGCCGAGAGTCACCGCCACGCCGCTGCCAGCCGCGCTCTCCACGCGGAGCTGCTCCCCGCGCCCGGCCTGAACGCGGAGGGTGAAGCCTTTACCCTGTCCTACGACGAGGGCATCAGGGAGCAGATTTCCCCGGAGAAGATGGCAGCCCTGAAACCGGCCTTCCGCGAGAACGGCGCCGTGACCGCCGGGAACGCCAGCCAGATCAGCGACGGTGCGGCGGCCGTGCTGGTGGGGGACCGGGAAGCGGCCCTCGCGGACGGCCTGCGCCCCCGTGCCCGGTTCCGTGCCCGTGTCGCCGTGGGTGACGACCCCACGCTGCAATTGATGGGTGTCATTCCCGCCACCCGCAAGGCGCTGGCCAGGAGCGGCCTGACCCTCGCGGACCTCGACTGGATCGAGATCAACGAGGCCTTCGCATCGGTCGTCCTGGCCTGGATGCGCGAACTGGGCGCCGACCCCGCGAAGGTGAATCCCTGGGGCGGGGCCATCGCGCACGGGCACCCACTGGGCGCGAGCGGGGCGGGCCTGACTGCCAAGATGCTCGCCGGGCTGGAGGCCACCGGGGGCACGCTGGGCCTTCAGGTCATGTGCATCGGGCACGGGATGGCGACGGCGACGATCATCGAGCGGGTGTAA
- a CDS encoding GNAT family N-acetyltransferase: MTFTVLSGPLPDLPELLALYASVGWTSYTRDPEALARAVRQSGFVWTARDKAGELLGLVRGVTDDVSILYVQDILVRPDGQRRGVGRALLEAVLERYAQVMQMVLLTDDGPGQLAFYRSLGFHNTRELVKMPTNAFYQDRRFKLS, from the coding sequence GTGACCTTCACCGTCCTCTCCGGCCCGCTGCCCGACCTTCCTGAACTGCTGGCCCTGTATGCGTCGGTCGGTTGGACGAGCTACACCCGCGATCCGGAGGCGCTGGCCCGCGCCGTCCGGCAGTCGGGTTTTGTTTGGACCGCGCGGGATAAGGCGGGCGAGTTGCTCGGCCTGGTGCGGGGCGTCACGGACGATGTGAGCATTCTGTATGTGCAGGACATCCTGGTGCGCCCGGACGGGCAACGCCGGGGCGTGGGTCGCGCCCTGCTGGAAGCCGTGCTGGAACGGTACGCCCAGGTGATGCAGATGGTGCTGCTGACCGACGACGGACCGGGGCAACTGGCCTTCTACCGGTCGCTGGGCTTCCACAACACGCGGGAACTCGTGAAGATGCCGACGAACGCCTTCTACCAGGACCGCCGTTTCAAGCTGTCCTAG
- the nrdR gene encoding transcriptional regulator NrdR: protein MKCPYCSAPDSKVVNSRPSDDGASIRRRRECLRCARRFTTYERAQLEPLMVVKRGGQREAFNPDKLLRGLTLATEKRPVDPELLRAFAYGFEDEVGASEIGSEEIGRRAMTFLRPLDDVAYIRFASVYRDFDSLERFIEEIRGLKAEGDG from the coding sequence TTGAAGTGTCCCTACTGCTCCGCCCCCGACTCCAAGGTCGTCAATTCGCGCCCCAGTGACGACGGGGCCAGCATCCGCCGCCGCCGCGAGTGCCTGCGCTGCGCCCGGCGGTTCACCACCTACGAACGCGCGCAACTCGAACCGCTGATGGTGGTCAAGCGCGGCGGCCAGCGCGAGGCCTTCAACCCCGACAAACTGCTGCGCGGCCTGACCCTCGCCACCGAGAAACGCCCGGTGGACCCCGAGTTGCTGCGCGCCTTCGCCTACGGCTTCGAGGACGAGGTGGGGGCGTCCGAGATCGGGAGCGAGGAGATCGGCCGCCGCGCGATGACCTTTTTGCGCCCCCTGGACGACGTGGCCTACATCCGCTTCGCCAGCGTCTACCGCGATTTTGACAGCCTGGAGCGGTTTATCGAGGAGATTCGGGGGCTGAAGGCGGAAGGTGACGGCTAG
- a CDS encoding SDR family NAD(P)-dependent oxidoreductase, which translates to MTAASTLSFGSGPVLTGQVIAVTGADQGYGRTISAALARAGASVVLIGGNSESLAVAASGLELAGGTAIPIKADVGVPLDWLSAQNRILEIFGALHGIVHLADKRAHTNFTLLSESEWMELFNCNVKSSVAIAQIVRRRLVGTWLTLVGPHLDEAGLQVYPQRGALRGLVEHAHDEDLRVNLILPSRASSGDEALDRPLADAVLALATPALAHLRGNVLEVPLPSVPRLRVTEVNAR; encoded by the coding sequence ATGACTGCGGCCTCCACCCTTTCCTTTGGCAGCGGGCCGGTGCTCACTGGACAGGTCATCGCGGTGACCGGCGCGGACCAGGGGTATGGCCGGACGATCAGCGCCGCGCTGGCCCGGGCGGGCGCGAGCGTGGTCCTGATCGGCGGAAACAGCGAGTCGCTGGCCGTCGCCGCCAGCGGGCTGGAACTCGCGGGTGGCACTGCCATCCCCATCAAGGCCGACGTGGGCGTGCCGCTCGACTGGCTCAGCGCACAGAACCGCATTCTGGAGATTTTCGGGGCGCTGCACGGCATCGTTCATCTGGCCGACAAGCGCGCGCATACCAACTTCACGCTGCTGAGTGAGAGCGAGTGGATGGAACTGTTCAACTGCAACGTGAAGAGCAGCGTCGCCATCGCCCAGATCGTGCGCCGCCGCCTGGTCGGGACCTGGCTGACCCTGGTCGGCCCCCATCTGGACGAGGCGGGCCTTCAGGTGTACCCCCAGCGGGGGGCGCTGCGCGGCCTGGTCGAACATGCCCACGACGAGGACCTGCGCGTGAATCTGATCCTGCCCTCGCGCGCGAGCAGCGGTGACGAGGCCCTGGACCGTCCGCTGGCCGACGCGGTGCTGGCCCTCGCCACGCCCGCCCTCGCCCACCTGCGGGGCAACGTGCTGGAAGTGCCCCTGCCGTCCGTTCCCAGGCTGCGCGTCACGGAAGTGAATGCCCGTTGA
- a CDS encoding NUDIX hydrolase → MPEDVKVAAGGAGGQRRRRRRRGRTPGQNSTPAPGQVSNATSVPIPAPPSKRGQKRGRPLADPRIGVGCIVLRGDEILLVRERGRWSLPKGGLEAGELVQEGARRETYEETGLVVELRDLAFIVEFQAETWGHHLQFFYTGREVGGTLAPRDPDRDVQEARFVPIRQLREFIRFRPRLVALETWLRERRPRHFVFNLDKEPAMLRKRRRVGVGAVQPDLQDEPTDEVDL, encoded by the coding sequence ATGCCGGAGGACGTGAAGGTGGCTGCTGGCGGCGCGGGCGGGCAACGGCGGCGTCGGCGTCGGCGGGGACGCACACCGGGCCAGAACAGCACCCCAGCCCCCGGTCAGGTGTCGAACGCGACGAGTGTGCCCATTCCCGCCCCGCCCAGCAAGCGCGGGCAGAAGCGGGGGCGCCCGCTGGCCGACCCGCGCATCGGCGTGGGCTGCATCGTCCTGCGTGGCGACGAGATTCTGCTGGTGCGCGAGCGGGGCCGCTGGTCGCTGCCGAAAGGCGGCCTGGAGGCCGGAGAACTGGTGCAGGAGGGTGCCCGCCGCGAAACCTACGAGGAAACCGGGCTGGTGGTGGAGCTGCGCGATCTGGCCTTTATCGTGGAGTTCCAGGCGGAAACCTGGGGGCACCACCTCCAGTTCTTCTACACGGGGCGGGAGGTGGGCGGCACGCTGGCCCCCCGCGACCCCGACCGCGACGTGCAGGAGGCCCGCTTCGTCCCCATCCGGCAGTTGCGCGAGTTCATCCGCTTCCGGCCCCGTCTGGTCGCCCTCGAAACCTGGCTGCGCGAGCGGCGGCCCCGGCATTTCGTGTTCAACCTGGACAAGGAACCCGCCATGCTCCGCAAGCGGCGGCGGGTGGGCGTGGGTGCGGTCCAGCCCGACTTGCAGGACGAGCCGACCGACGAGGTGGACCTCTAG